GGGTGAAACTAAACCATCTGAATATAAAAAGAGCGCGATCACTAAGAAAGTTGATTTAAATCACTAGCCCTTCCTGACTTCGCTCACTCAGCCCGCCCAGTTTTATCACAAGTTACCTGAGACTTCGATTACATTGTACTTACTAGCATTGCCTCATAGTAAATTTATCAAACACTGAGAGGTTCGGCAAATGAAATCTAAAATTTTAAATGCCACAGCATTTTTATTCACACTATGTGTAGCAATGCCGGCGCAAGCGGAAAATCCTGCCCATGTCAAACAGTTGCGGGAAACAAATTTGTGTCAGCAGTGCGATCTGAGCGGGGCTAATTTAAAAGGTGCTCACTTAATTGGCGCAGATTTAAGAGGGGCAAATCTTAAGGGTGCAACGCTCGAATCGGCTAATTTAGAAGGTGCGGATTTAACCAACGCAAATTTAGAAGGCGCGAATTTCAGCAAGAGCTATTTAAATAGTGCGTCATTGAATCAAGCAAATCTCAGACAAGTTGACTTCTCGAAAGCCAACCTGTCATTTGCTAACCTGATCGGTGCGAACCTGATCAATGCCAATCTCGATAACGCCAACTTGCTCAGTGCCGATTTACGACAAGCTGATGTTGCCAGTCAAACACTGGAAACTGCCAATTTAGAAAGTGCGCGTCTGCCTGAGGGCGTCAACATTGAATAGAAACTCCACACAAATAAAGGCTGTTAGCGAGTGGAGTTGAGCGTCAGGCATAATCAAAAAACTGCTTTGCTTGACGGATGATAACTTCACTCCTTAGCGTGTCTTTGCTGTAGTAAGAGCAACTCATTGATTGCCGGCAGAAAATTTTATCTCCCTTCAATCGCGGTAATCTCCACAGACTTTACACCTTACATTGCAGGGTAAAATAAAACGTCGTGCCTTGCTCCACAACAGATTCAGCCCAGACA
This DNA window, taken from Microcoleus sp. FACHB-68, encodes the following:
- a CDS encoding pentapeptide repeat-containing protein; translated protein: MKSKILNATAFLFTLCVAMPAQAENPAHVKQLRETNLCQQCDLSGANLKGAHLIGADLRGANLKGATLESANLEGADLTNANLEGANFSKSYLNSASLNQANLRQVDFSKANLSFANLIGANLINANLDNANLLSADLRQADVASQTLETANLESARLPEGVNIE